A DNA window from Drosophila pseudoobscura strain MV-25-SWS-2005 chromosome 2, UCI_Dpse_MV25, whole genome shotgun sequence contains the following coding sequences:
- the Cyp12e1 gene encoding probable cytochrome P450 12e1, mitochondrial, with the protein MLSQQLNAKRQASWQIYQIYRNVATKTTLVQETISLEQAKPYAEVPGPSKFQMIRAFMPGGRYKNAPAHEMFLDLSRQFGGLFRMPSIAGTDMVLTMNPQDYATVFRNEGQWPHRRSFTTVEYFRKVRRPEVFGEYDGLLSGNGAAWGKMRTAVNPILLQPRNAKLYLKNLVQVSDEFLERIRLIRDPVSQEMPDDFTEDIRNLVIESIGSVALNTHLGLLGENRYSDEANQLKAAMKDFVELGFQLDMMPAIWKYLPVPKFNQLMRSLDTMTDFCCTHIEQALQRIEEDVKAGKMSPEMGMEASLLEKLARFDRQTAVIIAMDFLFAGTDPTLVSLVGILLSLAKNPDKQARLLEEINQILPAKDSPLTIENMSNLPYLRACIKEGIRLYPIGPGTVRRMPHDVVLSGYRIVAGTDVAIAANYQMANMEEYVPRVREFLPERWLRDESNSKLVGDTATPFMYLPFGFGPRACAGKRIVDMMLEIGVARLVRNFEIGFDYPIENAFKTQFFVQPNIPFKFKFVERTA; encoded by the exons ATGTTGTCGCAGCAGTTGAACGCGAAAAGACAGGCCTCGTGGCAGATCTATCAGATATATAGAAATGTGGCCACCAAA ACGACTCTTGTCCAGGAAACGATAAGCTTGGAGCAGGCCAAACCATACGCGGAGGTGCCGGGTCCGAGCAAATTCCAGATGATACGAGCTTTTATGCCGGGCG GCCGGTATAAAAATGCACCCGCCCATGAAATGTTTCTGGATCTGAGCCGACAGTTTGGTGGCCTCTTCCGGATGCCCAGTATTGCGGGTACCGACATGGTCTTGACCATGAATCCCCAAGATTATGCGACGGTCTTTCGCAATGAGGGCCAGTGGCCACATAGACGTAGCTTCACGACTGTTGAGTATTTCAGGAAGGTCCGCAGACCGGAGGTGTTCGGCGAGTACGATGGCTTGCTCTCTGG AAATGGTGCCGCATGGGGCAAGATGCGAACAGCAGTGAACCCGATCCTCCTGCAGCCCCGCAATGCCAAACTCTACTTGAAGAACCTGGTGCAGGTCAGCGatgagtttctggagcg CATTCGCCTTATCCGTGATCCGGTTAGCCAGGAGATGCCAGATGACTTTACCGAGGACATTCGTAACTTGGTGATCGAATCTATAGGCTCGGTGGCTCTCAATACCCATCTGGGTCTGCTGGGGGAGAACCGGTACAGCGACGAGGCCAACCAGCTAAAAGCTGCCATGAAAGACTTCGTGGAGCTGGGCTTCCAGCTGGACATGATGCCGGCCATCTGGAAGTATCTGCCAGTGCCAAAGTTCAATCAGCTGATGCGTTCTCTGGACACCATGACGGACTTCTGCTGCACCCACATTGAGCAGGCACTGCAGCGGATCGAGGAAGACGTCAAAGCAGGCAAAATGAGCCCCGAGATGGGAATGGAGGCTAGTCTGCTGGAGAAATTGGCCCGCTTCGATCGCCAAACGGCTGTGATCATCGCCATGGACTTCCTCTTTGCTGGAACAGATCCA ACCCTGGTAAGCCTGGTTGGCATTCTGCTCAGCCTGGCCAAGAATCCAGACAAGCAGGCTCGCCTGCTCGAGGAGATCAACCAGATACTGCCGGCCAAAGACTCGCCCCTGACCATTGAGAACATGAGTAATCTGCCCTACCTTCGTGCCTGCATCAAGGAGGGCATTCGCCTCTACCCCATTGGCCCCGGCACCGTACGCCGCATGCCCCACGACGTGGTGCTTAGTGGCTATCGTATCGTTGCCGGCACCGATGTGGCCATAGCGGCCAACTATCAGATGGCCAACATGGAGGAGTACGTTCCCAGGGTGCGGGAGTTCTTGCCGGAGCGCTGGCTGCGTGACGAGTCCAACTCTAAGCTGGTGGGAGACACGGCCACGCCCTTCATGTATCTGCCCTTCGGGTTCGGGCCGCGTGCCTGCGCCGGCAAGCGGATCGTGGACATGATGCTGGAGATAGGAGTCGCCCGGCTTGTGAGGAACTTCGAGATTGGCTTCGACTATCCCATCGAGAATGCCTTCAAGACCCAGTTCTTTGTCCAGCCCAATATTCCCTTCAAGTTTAAGTTTGTTGAGCGTACAGCGTAG
- the LOC4801020 gene encoding CDK5RAP1-like protein has translation MRLRCQAIYRHMRHASVSASAAANPAPATGAKVAAETKLEPATARVTFLEKIQRGPGLQDFFTVKPASKLKLDEAAELDGVETSVPYLNAIDFQGHGRKVHFEVYGCQMNTNDTEVVWSILKQHGYERCQELEDADLVMLVTCAVREGAEQKIWNRLRHLRAMKQKRGAKRQPLQLTLLGCMAERLKERLLDQEQCVDVIAGPDSYKDLPRLLAVSRHYGNSAINVLLSLDETYADVMPVRLNSDSPTAFVSIMRGCDNMCTYCIVPFTRGRERSRPLASIVNEVRALQEQGVKEVTLLGQNVNSYRDKGAGQTSDTSLVPGFKTVYKPKTGGIPFSELLQSVAEAVPEMRIRFTSPHPKDFSDEVLRVIRDYPNVCKQLHLPAQSGNTEVLARMRRGYTREAYLELVEHIREILPTVGLSSDFICGFCGETEAEFEDTISLINTVQYNVAYLFAYSMREKTTAHRRYVDDVPVAVKTARLQRMVQAFRNGATQLHKNFEGKQQLILIEGKSKRSDAHWFGRNDANIKVIVPAMDLPTDTGDAARRRPIAVGDFVVAQIDESNSQVLKGTPLEISSIGSFNSRTSLGLT, from the coding sequence ATGAGACTGCGCTGCCAGGCGATATACCGCCATATGCGACATGCCTCTGTCTCAGCCAGCGCCGCAGCAAATCCTGCACCTGCCACTGGAGCGAAGGTAGCCGCAGAAACCAAGTTGGAACCGGCGACAGCACGTGTAACGTTTTTGGAGAAAATTCAACGCGGACCCGGTCTTCAAGACTTTTTCACAGTGAAACCCGCGTCCAAGCTGAAACTGGACGAAGCGGCGGAACTAGATGGAGTGGAAACCAGCGTCCCGTATTTGAACGCCATCGATTTCCAGGGTCATGGGCGGAAAGTTCACTTCGAGGTCTATGGCTGCCAGATGAACACCAACGACACCGAGGTGGTGTGGAGCATACTGAAGCAGCATGGCTATGAGCGCTGCCAAGAGCTGGAAGATGCCGATCTTGTCATGCTGGTCACCTGTGCCGTGCGCGAGGGAGCGGAGCAGAAGATCTGGAATCGCCTGCGACATCTGCGGGCCATGAAGCAGAAGCGCGGCGCCAAGCGGCAGCCACTGCAACTCACGCTCTTGGGCTGCATGGCAGAGCGATTGAAGGAGCGGCTGCTGGACCAGGAGCAGTGCGTTGATGTCATTGCGGGGCCGGACAGCTACAAGGATCTGCCCAGGCTTCTGGCCGTTTCGCGGCATTACGGCAATTCCGCCATCAATGTACTCCTTTCGCTGGACGAAACCTACGCGGATGTGATGCCAGTCCGTCTGAATTCCGACTCTCCCACGGCCTTTGTCTCCATTATGCGCGGCTGCGACAACATGTGCACCTACTGCATTGTGCCCTTCACCCGTGGCCGGGAGCGCTCGCGACCACTGGCATCCATTGTCAATGAGGTGCGAGCCTTGCAGGAGCAGGGCGTCAAGGAGGtgactctcttgggtcagaacGTCAACTCGTATAGGGACAAAGGAGCTGGACAGACCTCCGATACGAGCCTGGTGCCGGGTTTCAAAACCGTTTACAAACCCAAAACGGGAGGCATTCCCTTCTCCGAGCTTCTGCAGAGCGTGGCCGAGGCTGTCCCGGAGATGCGTATACGATTCACCTCCCCCCATCCCAAGGACTTCTCCGACGAGGTGCTGCGTGTCATTCGGGACTATCCGAACGTCTGCAAGCAGCTCCATTTGCCAGCACAGTCGGGCAACACGGAGGTTTTGGCCAGGATGCGACGTGGCTACACCCGAGAGGCGTACTTGGAGTTGGTGGAGCACATACGAGAGATACTGCCAACTGTGGGTCTGTCCAGTGACTTTATCTGTGGCTTCTGTGGCGAAACGGAGGCGGAGTTCGAGGACACCATCTCGCTCATCAACACAGTGCAATACAACGTGGCCTATCTGTTTGCCTACAGCATGCGGGAGAAGACCACGGCGCATCGGCGCTATGTGGATGATGTTCCTGTGGCTGTCAAAACGGCCCGGCTGCAGCGCATGGTCCAAGCCTTCCGAAACGGAGCAACGCAACTCCACAAAAACTTTGAGGGCAAGCAGCAGCTTATTCTGATCGAGGGTAAGAGCAAACGCTCAGACGCCCATTGGTTTGGCCGCAACGATGCCAACATCAAGGTGATAGTTCCTGCTATGGACCTGCCCACAGATACGGGAGACGCTGCACGAAGAAGGCCCATAGCAGTTGGCGACTTTGTGGTGGCACAAATAGACGAATCCAACTCCCAGGTCCTGAAGGGAACTCCCTTGGAAATCAGCAGCATAGGCAGCTTTAACAGCAGAACGAGTTTAGGGCttacataa
- the Rrp46 gene encoding exosome complex component RRP46 has protein sequence MNLPDKSEQVAKDKLREMQCKFNPLSRCDGSVMYCQGATVVISAVLGPVEVKTQNLSIDGSYLECNYRPKAGLPQVKERIREAAVRDVLELALLSEAYPRSKMSLQIQELEDRGSIDACALNSACLAMLIGGLPLKCSFAAVHCIINEQGEYILDPDQRETEHERASFTFAFDSLEGNLLLVQTKGSFKIAEFNDVESLCRSASAEILQFYRTSISNYHCRRSDTKTSEEQMET, from the exons atgaatttaCCCGACAAGTCTGAGCAGGTGGCCAAGGATAAGCTGCGCGAAATGCAGTGCAAGTTCAATCCCCTCTCGCGCTGCGACGGTTCCGTCATGTATTGCCAGG GAGCAACTGTTGTTATATCCGCTGTTCTGGGTCCCGTCGAGGTGAAGACACAGAATCTGAGCATAGACGGAAGCTATCTGGAGTGCAACTATAGGCCGAAGGCAGGTCTGCCGCAGGTCAAGGAGCGCATTCGAGAAGCTGCCGTTCGGGACGTGCTGGAGCTGGCCCTGCTGTCCGAGGCCTATCCGCGCTCAAAGATGTCTCTGCAGATACAGGAGCTGGAGGATAGAGGAAGT ATCGATGCCTGTGCCCTGAACTCCGCTTGCCTGGCGATGCTCATTGGTGGCCTGCCCCTGAAATGCAGTTTTGCGGCAGTCCACTGCATTATCAATGAACAGGGAGAGTATATTCTAGACCCGGACCAAAGAGAAACGGAGCATGAGCGAGCCAGTTTCACCTTCGCCTTCGACTCGCTGGAGGGAAATCTCCTGCTGGTGCAGACAAAGGGGTCCTTTAAAATAGCCGAATTCAATGACGTGGAGAGTCTGTGCCGATCGGCCAGTGCGGAAATCTTGCAGTTCTATCGCACCAGCATTTCAAATTATCATTGCAGAAGGTCCGATACAAAGACCAGCGAAGAGCAAATGGAAACGTAA